GCGGGGATCGTCGCCGCCCTGCTCTACCGCTATGCCCTGCCGCCCGAGGCGCTGAACGCGCTGGGCTGGCTCGCGCTCCTACCGCTCTTCGCCGCGGTGGAGCGCTGGGCGCCCTGCGGCCGTGTGGCGGGGCGCTGGCTCGGCCTGCCCTTCGGCCTCGTCTTCGGCTTCGCCACCTTCCACTGGCTCACGGCGCTGTCGCCCGCCGCCGACATGACCCAGCCCTGGCTGCTCTGGCCGGGCCTCGTCTTCTTCGTGCTGTATCTGAGCCTCTACCCCTGGCTCTTCTTTCGCGTCTATGCGGGACTGCGCCGCAGAAGTCCGTGGGCGCTGCTCCTCGCTCCGCCGCTGTGGACGTCCCTCGAGTGGCTGCGCGGCAGCGGCGTGCTCGCCTTCAGCTGGGTGCACCTGTCGCAGACCCAGGCCGTGGGCGGTCTGCTCGCGCCGGCGGGCTGGGTGGGCGGACTCGGCCTCGGCTTTCTGATGGTGGGCGCGCAGGCCGGCGCGGCCGCACTCCTCGTCGGTCGCGGAGCGGCGCGGCGCGTGGGCGCGGGCCTTCTCGGCGGCGCCGCCCTCGTGCTGGCGCTCGCCTGCATCCCCAGTCAGCGGGCCGGCGACGCGACGGTCACCGTGGCCGCCCTGCAGGGCAATGTCGCGCTGGCCGACAAGTGGGACCCCCGCTTCCGGATGGAGAACCTGCGCATCTACCACGAGCTCGGCGAGCAGGCCGTGGAGCGCGGCGCGAGTCTGCTGGTTTGGCCCGAGACGGCCTTTCCCGTCAGCCTCTTCTACGATCGGCACGCCGAGCGGGCGCTGCGGAGGACGGCGCTGGAGCTGGGGGCGGATCTCATCACCGGGTATCAGGGGCTCTCGCCGCGGGGCGAGGGCGGCTACGCCTATCGCAACGCCGCCGTCCTGGTGGCGGCGAACGGGGCGCTCGAGGGGGCCTACAGCAAGGTGAAGCTGCTGCCCTTCGGCGAGGAGATTCCGCTGGCCGACCTGCTCGCGCCGGGGCTCGACATCGACCTGGGCCAGAGCAACTTCACGCCGGGGCCCGGCGTGCGCGTGCTGGAGGGCGGCGCGCTGCGCTGCGGCATCTTCATCTGCTACGAGATGGGCTTCGCCGCCAGCGCGCGCCGCGCGGCGGCCGACGGCGCCGAGCTGCTGGTGAACATCAGCAACGACGGCTGGTTCGCCACGCGCCTCGCCCTCGAGCTGCACGCGGCGCTGTCGCCCATGCGTGCGGCCGAGAACGGCCTGCCGGTGCTGCGCTGCGGAAACAACGGCGTGACGGAGATCCTCGACGCCCGCGGCCACCTGCTGGGCCGGCTGGCCACCGACACGCGCGACCTGCTCGTGGCGACGCTCCCGCGCCCCGCGCGCGCCAGCTTCTACGCGCGCCACGGCGGCTGGGCCACGCCGCTGGCCTGGGGGCTCTACTCGCTGGTGTCGCTGCTGTCGTACTGGCGGAAGAAGTCGGGGACGGCCACGGTCTCGGCCACGGGCGGCGCGAGGTTCGACCACAGCGCGTCGTAGCGGGCCACCTGCTCCGCGAAGACCGTCTTGCGCGCCTCCTCGAGCGGCGCCGCCGGGCGCGAGCGGAAGTTGCGCGCGTCGACGTAGCGCCCGTCCACCTTGATCCGGTAGTCGAGATGCGGTCCCGTGGACAGCCCGCTGCTGCCCACGCGGCCGACGACCTGACCCTTCTTCACGCGCTGCCCCACCGCGGTCCCCTTGGCGAAGCTGGACAGGTGCATGTAGGTGGTCTCGATGCGACCGGGATGGCGCAGCGTGACGAAGCGTCCCTCCCCGCCGCCGCGGCCGCGGCGGACGACGGTGCCGTCGGCGGTGGCCATGACCGGCGTGCCCACGGGCGCGGCGTAGTCCACGCCCAGGTGGGGGCGGTGCACGCCCAGCACCGGATGCAGGCGATTGTGGGAGAAGCCCGAGCTGATGCGCGTGTAGTTGAGCGGCGCGCGCATGAACTGCCGCTCCAGGGAGCCGCCGTCGGCGTGGTAGTAGTGGCGGACGCCGTCTTCGTCCGGGAAGAGATAGGCGCCGCGGCGCTCGCCGTCCACGCGCATCCAGGCGGCGAGCACGCGCGTGCGCGCGCCGGCGCGGTCGGGGCGGCTGGCCGTCTCCACCAGGATCTCCATGCGATCGTCGGGGCGCAGGTCGAAGAAGAAGTCCACCTCGCCGGCGAAGAGGTCGGCCACGCGGGTGGCCAGATCGCCGTCCTCGCCCTGGGACGTGAGGGACTCGTAGAAGGACGGCGTGGCGCTGGCGGTGACCACGCGCGGCTCCCAGTCCAGCGCGGCCGTGAAGCGCTCGGCGGCGAAGCCGTCGCCGCGGCGCCAGGCGCAGAGATCGCTCACGTAGTCCAGCGCGTAGTCGAGGCCGAGCAGGCCGCCGCTGCGATCCCAGCGCAGGACGATCTCGCGGCCTTCGCGGAAGCTCCCCAGATCGAAGACCGCGGCCACGGCGCGGCAGAGCGCCGCGCGCTGTTCGGGGGCGATCTCGGCGCGACGCAGCAGGCCGTCGAGGGTGTCCCCACGGCCGAAGCGCAGCGTCTCGCTGCGGCCTGCGGGCGCGAAGCGGTCGGGGTAGAGCGGGGGGGCGTCGACGGCGGCCGCCAGGGCGGTTTCCGCGTCGACGGTCGCGACGGTGGCGTCAGGCGCGGCGCCCTCTCGGCAGGCGCTCAGCGCGAACAGCAGGATGGCCGGCCACAGCGCCGGCCGCAGTCGAAGCACGATCAGCGTTCCTCCAGCAAAAACAGGGTGCGGGGCTCGCCCGCGTCACTCCATTGAACACCCAGCGAGGCCCTCAGGCCAGGCCGCCCGGGCAGCAGCGCACCCAGTCCCAAACCCCAGTCGCCGGCGCCGTCCGCGCCCGCCCGACGATACTCCCGGAAGCGCGCGGCTTCCAGCAGAACATAGGGCCCGAGCCGCACCGTCTCGGGCGGCGCGCCGCGACGCAGGCGGACGGGCAGGCCCAGCAGCGGCAGATCGGCCCTGAAGCGTGCGAACTGGAACTCGCGCGCCGGCAGCTTGCCGCGTTCGGGCAGGTGGAGCCAGCGCCAGGCGTCCATGAAGTAGATCTCGCTGACGGGACTCCGGTGCTGCGCCATGCCGCCGGCGACACGGCCCTGCAGGACCCAGCGGCCGAGCTGGCCCTCGCCGCTCAGGGCGGCCACGCCGTGGGCGTAGCCGCGTTCGTCCGTCGGGGACCGCAACTCGGCCTCGATGGAAAGAGCAAGTTCGGGGCCGGGCAGGGGCTGCTCCAGCGCGAGACGAAAGAGGCCGTGGGCCTCGCTGCCGTCCGGATCGCGGCCGACGGGCGGGGCGCTGTCCATGCGCTCCCAGCCGCCGAGCAGCACGAGGCCCGCTCCGCCGGGCAGGCGGAAACCCGGCCCCGCGAGGCTCCACCAGCGCGTGACCTGGCTCAGGCGGAAGGGGTCGTCGTAGTCGCTCACGCCGAACTCGAGGTGGAGACGGGGCAGTCGCGCGCCGAGGCGCAGGCCGTCCATCCGGAGGCTCGCCTCGGTGAACGAGCCCACGAACACGAGCCCCTCCCAGCTCTCGCCGCGTCCGAGCGGGGCGATGCCGGTGAGGCGGAGGCCGCCGTCGAGATCGCCGTCGTCCAGCGTGAACACCGTGGGCGCGACGCGGAAGACCCGGGCCTCGCGCACCTTCAGCAGGAGGTGCACGCCCTGGGTTCCCGGCCGGCTCTCCACCTGCAGGCTGCGCAGGTAGGGCAGGTCCGTGGCGCGTCGCTCCACGCGCTGCTCCAGGCCCGGCGCGTAGGGGCCGCCCTCGCTCAGCTCGAGATCGGCGAGCAGGCGCTCGCGGTCGACGCGCTGCAGGCCGCGGACGAGGATCGTCGCGACGCGGGTGTTCCGCGCGGCGGCCGCCGCGCCGAGGACGCTGGGCGCCACGGCCGCGAGCAGCAGCAGGGCGAGCAGAGCTGGCGCGAGAGCGCGCGGATGCGGACGGCGCGGCATGGCGACTCCCCGATTCGCTGGGCAGGCGACCGCGACGCGCGGCGCCTCGGGGAACTTAGGGGGAGAGCGGGCGGGGGTCAACGTCCGGCTGGAGGCCGAACGGGGGGCCATAAAAAAGGGAAAGTAGCCCCAAGCGATCGAAGGCTACTTTCCCGGATTACCCCTGCTGCCCCTGTCTAATCAAGACGGATGCCAATCGCCCGCACGGCGTGCAAATCGCGCAATCTGGCCCCTGGTAAGGGTTTTCTGGACCCGACGCGCTCGGGCCACCGCGGCCTGCGACTGCCGAACTGCCTCGCCTGGAGCACAGCGCGTCCTCGAATGCGGACAGCGGGGCTCAGAGGCCGGGCTTGGCCCAGCGCTGGGCCACCCAGCCGTCCCGCTCGCGCTCGGCCTCCAGGCGCCAGCCGCGGGCGGCGGCGGCCTCGGCGATGCGCGGCGCCTGCTCGACGAGAAAGCCCGAGAGCAGGGCGCCGGCGCCCGGGGCCAGCGCGGCATCCAGCCGCGGCAAGAGGCGCAGGATGGGCGCGAGGAAGAGGTTGCAGAGCAGCAGCTCCCACGCGCCGGCCTCGAGCCCCGCCGGCTCGCCCCAGACGAAGTCCAGCGCGCCGGCCAGCCCGTTCAGGTCGGCGTTGAGGTAGCTGTTGACGATGCAGGCGCCGTCCACGTCGTAGCCGCGGCAGGCGCCCGCGCCCCAGAGCCGCGCGGCGATGGAGAGCACGCCGGTGCCGCTGCCCACGTCGAGCGCGCGCGGCGCGGCGTGGCCGCGGGCGGCCATCCACTCGCGCAGCAGTTCGAGGCAGAGCCCGGTGGTGGGATGCTCGCCCGTGCCGAAGGCCTGTCCCGGCTCGATCACGAGCCCCAGCGGCGCTCCGGGGGCGACCGGGGCCGGCGGCCTGGCGTCACGCTCCCAGCTCGGCAGGATCTCCACCCCCGGCGCCACCGTGCGCCGCGAGAAGTGCGCGCGGAAGGCGGCGTCCCAGTCCTCCTCCGCGACGCTGCCCTCCTCCCAGCGCAAGGGCGCGCCCGCCTCGGCGAGGCCCGCGTCGAGGGCCTCGGCCAGCCAGCGCGAGAGCTGCTCGGGACCGGGCAGGGCGTCGGCCGTCTCCGCGTAGATCGAGAGCAGCGCCTCCGCGGCGCCCGGCTCGCGCTCGACGCTGAGGCTCTCCCAGCCCGCGATCAGCAGACGCTCCTCGAGGAAGTCGGCGAGGGCGGGTCCGACGCGCAGTTGACGTCGCTGCCAGATCACCGCAGCGGCGCCCGGCTAACGGCCGCGAGGCCGCTGGCGTCGAGGGAGAGGACGGCCGCGTCGGGGAAGGGGTCCACGCG
Above is a genomic segment from Candidatus Latescibacterota bacterium containing:
- a CDS encoding M23 family metallopeptidase, with product MLRLRPALWPAILLFALSACREGAAPDATVATVDAETALAAAVDAPPLYPDRFAPAGRSETLRFGRGDTLDGLLRRAEIAPEQRAALCRAVAAVFDLGSFREGREIVLRWDRSGGLLGLDYALDYVSDLCAWRRGDGFAAERFTAALDWEPRVVTASATPSFYESLTSQGEDGDLATRVADLFAGEVDFFFDLRPDDRMEILVETASRPDRAGARTRVLAAWMRVDGERRGAYLFPDEDGVRHYYHADGGSLERQFMRAPLNYTRISSGFSHNRLHPVLGVHRPHLGVDYAAPVGTPVMATADGTVVRRGRGGGEGRFVTLRHPGRIETTYMHLSSFAKGTAVGQRVKKGQVVGRVGSSGLSTGPHLDYRIKVDGRYVDARNFRSRPAAPLEEARKTVFAEQVARYDALWSNLAPPVAETVAVPDFFRQYDSSDTSE
- the lnt gene encoding apolipoprotein N-acyltransferase, with protein sequence MRLRLAAAGIVAALLYRYALPPEALNALGWLALLPLFAAVERWAPCGRVAGRWLGLPFGLVFGFATFHWLTALSPAADMTQPWLLWPGLVFFVLYLSLYPWLFFRVYAGLRRRSPWALLLAPPLWTSLEWLRGSGVLAFSWVHLSQTQAVGGLLAPAGWVGGLGLGFLMVGAQAGAAALLVGRGAARRVGAGLLGGAALVLALACIPSQRAGDATVTVAALQGNVALADKWDPRFRMENLRIYHELGEQAVERGASLLVWPETAFPVSLFYDRHAERALRRTALELGADLITGYQGLSPRGEGGYAYRNAAVLVAANGALEGAYSKVKLLPFGEEIPLADLLAPGLDIDLGQSNFTPGPGVRVLEGGALRCGIFICYEMGFAASARRAAADGAELLVNISNDGWFATRLALELHAALSPMRAAENGLPVLRCGNNGVTEILDARGHLLGRLATDTRDLLVATLPRPARASFYARHGGWATPLAWGLYSLVSLLSYWRKKSGTATVSATGGARFDHSAS
- a CDS encoding 50S ribosomal protein L11 methyltransferase; protein product: MIWQRRQLRVGPALADFLEERLLIAGWESLSVEREPGAAEALLSIYAETADALPGPEQLSRWLAEALDAGLAEAGAPLRWEEGSVAEEDWDAAFRAHFSRRTVAPGVEILPSWERDARPPAPVAPGAPLGLVIEPGQAFGTGEHPTTGLCLELLREWMAARGHAAPRALDVGSGTGVLSIAARLWGAGACRGYDVDGACIVNSYLNADLNGLAGALDFVWGEPAGLEAGAWELLLCNLFLAPILRLLPRLDAALAPGAGALLSGFLVEQAPRIAEAAAARGWRLEAERERDGWVAQRWAKPGL